A portion of the Clostridiales bacterium genome contains these proteins:
- the pknB gene encoding Stk1 family PASTA domain-containing Ser/Thr kinase — translation MDDMVFGRRYRVTEKIGSGGMADVFKAVDEVLGRTVAVKVLHARYAADPGFVARFRQEAQSAANLSHPGIVNMYDWGRDGETYYIVMEYVRGTDLKHLIEERGPIDPMNAAEYASQVCAALAVAHGYDIIHRDIKPHNIVLTPDGAVKVMDFGIARAGNTTMTQTGSVLGTAHYVSPEQAQGRALGPASDLYSLGIVLYELTTGRLPFDADTPVAVALKQVNEQPVSPRQLNPQIPASLEAVIMRALQKDPAARYASAEEMRADLKRVLSGGVVEAVAAVAATGAPTGEMSSHTSVMPAVGSGGRGASAPSTPGSGPPRIRPVPQRRNPWPWIAAIALVLIAGLSAAWAMGAFDITPKVPAPDLTGKTVDQAREALEEVGLTLGTIEESHSDEYEPGLVIDQSPEPGISIQEGSEVAVTVSLGANVSEVPNVVDLPESEAIRMLRDAGFDFDPRREYNVDVAADTVFKQEPAAGAMAAPGAIVTIFVSRGSELRRVPDVVERTAEQATADLEAAGFKVAVAEEFSDTVREGRVVSQSPDGGVSIDVGSTVTIRISQGPNTVTVPDVIGKTEAEARSALAAVNLRTEVTYQEDPRDGVVLTQSPIPGATARPNDQVRITVGKAPAVDGGGE, via the coding sequence GTGGATGACATGGTATTCGGACGTAGATACCGGGTGACCGAGAAGATCGGTTCGGGGGGCATGGCGGATGTCTTCAAGGCCGTCGACGAGGTGCTCGGCCGTACCGTCGCTGTCAAAGTCCTCCACGCTCGCTACGCTGCCGACCCCGGGTTTGTGGCCCGCTTCCGCCAGGAGGCGCAGTCCGCGGCGAACCTGTCCCACCCCGGCATCGTCAACATGTACGACTGGGGCCGTGACGGCGAGACGTACTACATCGTCATGGAGTACGTGCGCGGCACCGACCTCAAGCACCTCATCGAGGAGCGCGGCCCGATCGACCCGATGAACGCCGCCGAATACGCCTCGCAAGTGTGCGCGGCGCTCGCCGTCGCTCACGGATACGACATCATCCACCGGGACATCAAGCCGCACAACATCGTGCTCACGCCTGACGGCGCGGTCAAAGTCATGGACTTTGGCATCGCGCGAGCGGGCAACACGACCATGACGCAGACCGGCTCAGTGCTCGGAACGGCGCACTACGTGAGCCCCGAGCAGGCACAAGGCCGCGCGCTCGGCCCCGCGAGCGATCTGTACTCGCTCGGCATCGTGCTCTACGAGCTCACTACCGGGCGGCTCCCGTTCGATGCGGACACACCGGTCGCCGTCGCGCTCAAGCAGGTAAACGAGCAGCCGGTTTCGCCGCGCCAGCTCAACCCGCAGATCCCCGCGTCACTCGAAGCGGTCATCATGCGAGCGCTCCAGAAGGATCCGGCGGCCCGCTACGCGTCCGCCGAGGAGATGCGCGCGGACCTGAAGCGAGTTCTTAGCGGGGGCGTCGTCGAGGCGGTCGCCGCGGTGGCCGCAACCGGTGCGCCGACGGGCGAGATGTCGTCACACACATCTGTCATGCCCGCGGTCGGCTCTGGCGGAAGAGGCGCATCCGCCCCTTCTACGCCGGGCTCAGGGCCTCCGCGCATAAGGCCGGTGCCACAGCGCCGCAACCCATGGCCGTGGATCGCGGCAATCGCACTCGTGCTCATCGCAGGACTCAGTGCCGCGTGGGCGATGGGCGCATTCGATATCACGCCAAAGGTTCCCGCGCCAGACCTTACCGGAAAGACCGTCGATCAGGCGCGTGAAGCACTCGAAGAGGTGGGCCTCACCCTCGGCACGATCGAGGAATCGCACAGCGATGAGTACGAGCCCGGTCTGGTAATCGACCAGTCGCCCGAACCCGGCATATCGATCCAGGAGGGTTCAGAGGTTGCCGTAACCGTTAGTCTCGGCGCAAACGTGTCCGAGGTACCCAACGTTGTCGATCTTCCTGAGAGCGAGGCCATCCGGATGTTGCGAGACGCCGGATTCGACTTCGATCCCCGCCGCGAATACAACGTGGACGTCGCGGCCGATACCGTCTTCAAGCAGGAGCCTGCTGCGGGGGCAATGGCCGCTCCCGGCGCAATCGTGACGATTTTCGTAAGCCGCGGCTCGGAACTGCGCCGGGTACCCGATGTCGTCGAGCGGACGGCTGAGCAGGCGACAGCGGACCTCGAGGCGGCTGGATTCAAGGTCGCGGTAGCCGAGGAGTTCAGCGACACGGTGCGCGAGGGCCGTGTGGTCAGCCAAAGCCCAGACGGCGGCGTATCGATCGACGTCGGATCGACGGTGACGATCCGCATATCGCAAGGACCAAACACCGTGACTGTTCCGGATGTCATCGGCAAGACGGAAGCCGAGGCGCGAAGCGCCCTTGCCGCTGTCAACCTGCGAACAGAGGTCACCTACCAAGAAGACCCGCGCGACGGTGTCGTGCTCACCCAAAGCCCAATACCGGGCGCCACCGCGCGCCCCAATGATCAGGTGCGCATCACTGTTGGCAAAGCCCCCGCGGTCGATGGCGGCGGCGAGTAG
- a CDS encoding 5-formyltetrahydrofolate cyclo-ligase: protein MSSSPADKHACRALGQAARRRVPDGDRAHLAATAATRLLALPEIAGARTVLAYAACAEEIDPASAITALRERGTAIAYPRLAGPGRLTLHLVIDDTTLVTGAFEIREPPPGAPEISPTEIDAVIVPGVAFDTACERVGHGAGYYDRLLPTLDRAFTVGYAFDEQVLDAIPAEDHDFRLDALVTPTKTLRRTIA from the coding sequence GTGTCGAGCTCGCCCGCAGACAAGCACGCGTGCCGCGCCCTCGGCCAAGCCGCGCGCCGCCGCGTGCCTGATGGCGACCGGGCGCACCTCGCCGCCACCGCCGCGACACGGCTTCTCGCGTTACCGGAGATCGCTGGCGCACGCACCGTTCTGGCATACGCGGCGTGCGCTGAGGAGATCGACCCGGCGTCCGCCATCACCGCGTTGCGCGAGAGAGGAACCGCCATCGCGTACCCGCGGCTCGCCGGGCCAGGACGCCTCACCCTCCACCTCGTCATCGACGACACCACTCTTGTGACCGGTGCCTTCGAGATACGCGAACCGCCACCCGGCGCCCCAGAAATCAGCCCGACAGAGATTGACGCGGTGATCGTGCCCGGCGTGGCGTTCGACACGGCATGCGAACGCGTCGGCCACGGCGCCGGCTATTACGATCGGCTACTGCCCACGCTCGACCGCGCGTTCACGGTGGGGTACGCGTTCGACGAGCAGGTTCTTGACGCGATTCCTGCCGAGGACCACGACTTCCGTCTCGACGCCCTTGTGACCCCCACGAAAACGCTAAGACGCACGATCGCCTGA
- a CDS encoding YtxH domain-containing protein, protein MCDRRGGGSVIGAFLLGGFVGALLGLLFSPRSGRENREMIAETASKYFDEGKDIYETGRARVSEVYETGRETAVEKAEELKVKIDSARERLREQVGHAGEAAREKVAAVAPVAREKMHEVGDVVRAGLDKAEAKVDEALEAVEEKATRPGEGAR, encoded by the coding sequence ATGTGTGATCGTCGTGGTGGAGGAAGTGTCATCGGCGCGTTTCTTCTCGGCGGGTTTGTGGGCGCGCTGTTAGGTCTGCTCTTTTCGCCGCGTTCTGGCAGGGAGAACAGGGAAATGATCGCGGAGACGGCGTCCAAGTACTTTGACGAGGGCAAGGATATCTACGAGACCGGGCGCGCGCGCGTGAGCGAGGTCTACGAGACCGGTCGCGAGACAGCCGTCGAGAAGGCCGAGGAGCTCAAGGTCAAGATAGACTCGGCTCGTGAGCGTCTAAGGGAGCAGGTTGGTCACGCGGGCGAGGCGGCGCGCGAGAAGGTAGCTGCGGTCGCTCCTGTCGCAAGGGAAAAGATGCATGAGGTCGGCGATGTAGTGAGGGCCGGGCTCGACAAGGCTGAGGCAAAGGTGGACGAGGCGCTCGAAGCGGTCGAGGAGAAGGCGACAAGGCCCGGAGAAGGCGCGCGGTAA
- a CDS encoding GNAT family N-acetyltransferase has protein sequence MLHDFDLPYPQYRCPTCSNDLPLNEARMTVTCAEHQTPDTVTFEVRQATPADRRDIEEICDRALGETEVDVFDRTFDVLTGENLIADAEGKLAGLLSVAVDRGDAVIVLLSVYPEYQGQGVGAALLRAAVGFASERALPSIRVAVSNDDIPLLYFYQRHGFVIAEVAVGLLADRAGASVAGFSGIPSRDEIHLRRSVSAG, from the coding sequence ATGCTTCACGATTTCGATCTGCCTTATCCGCAATATCGCTGTCCAACGTGCAGCAACGATCTGCCGCTCAACGAGGCGAGGATGACGGTCACGTGCGCCGAGCACCAGACTCCCGACACGGTGACGTTTGAGGTCCGGCAGGCAACCCCGGCCGATCGCCGCGATATCGAAGAGATCTGCGATCGCGCCCTCGGGGAGACCGAGGTCGACGTGTTCGATCGCACATTCGACGTGCTCACGGGCGAGAACCTCATCGCAGACGCTGAGGGGAAGCTGGCGGGTCTGCTCTCAGTGGCCGTAGATCGCGGCGATGCGGTGATCGTGCTGCTCTCTGTCTATCCCGAGTATCAAGGCCAGGGTGTCGGTGCCGCGTTGCTGAGGGCGGCGGTCGGGTTCGCGAGCGAGCGTGCGCTGCCATCGATTCGCGTCGCGGTCTCAAACGACGACATCCCTCTACTCTACTTCTATCAGCGTCACGGTTTCGTCATAGCTGAAGTAGCCGTGGGCCTGCTTGCCGATCGCGCCGGCGCGTCTGTCGCTGGATTTTCCGGCATCCCCTCGAGAGACGAGATTCATCTGCGCCGCTCGGTCTCGGCCGGATAA
- a CDS encoding polysaccharide deacetylase family protein → MTSRSTGLCTVTRSRHHPPPSFLHVAFALVVGAAILAVAAPAFSVTVYASGAELRVPMGTAFGDLVSDGLITPVPGDLRDVEGEVIESGGGNPPVVFHNGRLAWSAARLRDGDTVSVRRGSDVTEATEVVETPIPVAVERIGKGPLVSLEAPGVVGVRETVVGVLSGKHVSDRISVPMEPMLIRRYVPAPGSKVVALTFDDGPWPGHTEAILDILRAHEVRATFFMVGYLAERYPTLTRRVVNDGHTVANHTYSHARLTRLSPQEVSREITEGNRALKNVTGIAPTWFRPPGGAIDAEVMREAERLGMRLVMWDVDPQDWRKPGVDPMLGELLRAIAPGSVVLLHDGGGDRAQTVELLPRLIVELKARGYVFLTIDELVR, encoded by the coding sequence ATGACGTCACGATCGACGGGTCTGTGCACGGTGACGCGCTCACGCCATCATCCGCCACCGTCGTTTCTTCACGTGGCATTCGCTCTCGTTGTGGGGGCCGCGATACTCGCGGTGGCGGCGCCGGCGTTCTCTGTCACGGTGTACGCCTCAGGCGCGGAGCTTCGAGTGCCGATGGGAACGGCCTTTGGCGATCTTGTCTCCGATGGCCTCATCACGCCTGTTCCCGGGGACCTGCGAGATGTCGAGGGCGAAGTGATCGAAAGCGGCGGCGGCAACCCGCCCGTCGTCTTTCACAATGGACGTCTGGCTTGGAGTGCGGCTCGGCTCAGAGACGGGGACACGGTCTCTGTCAGACGCGGAAGTGACGTCACAGAAGCGACCGAGGTCGTCGAGACACCCATACCGGTTGCCGTCGAGCGGATCGGCAAGGGACCGCTTGTCTCCCTTGAGGCGCCTGGGGTCGTAGGCGTGCGCGAGACGGTGGTGGGAGTGCTGTCGGGCAAGCACGTCTCCGATCGGATATCCGTGCCCATGGAGCCGATGCTCATCCGGCGCTACGTGCCAGCGCCCGGATCAAAGGTGGTCGCCCTCACGTTCGACGACGGACCGTGGCCGGGACACACGGAAGCGATTCTCGACATCCTCCGTGCACACGAGGTGCGGGCGACGTTTTTCATGGTCGGCTATCTCGCCGAGCGATACCCGACGCTGACGCGACGCGTCGTGAACGATGGGCACACTGTCGCCAACCACACCTACTCTCACGCAAGGCTCACGCGGCTGTCCCCCCAGGAAGTCTCTCGTGAGATAACAGAGGGCAATCGAGCGCTCAAGAACGTGACGGGAATCGCCCCCACGTGGTTCCGGCCACCGGGAGGAGCGATTGACGCGGAGGTCATGCGGGAGGCCGAGCGTCTCGGCATGCGATTGGTCATGTGGGATGTCGACCCCCAGGATTGGCGCAAGCCCGGCGTTGATCCCATGCTCGGCGAGCTACTGAGGGCAATAGCGCCGGGGTCGGTCGTATTGCTGCACGACGGAGGAGGCGACCGGGCTCAGACCGTCGAGCTGCTGCCGCGCCTCATCGTTGAGCTCAAGGCGCGCGGATACGTCTTTCTCACGATAGATGAGCTGGTGCGGTAG
- a CDS encoding D-alanine--D-alanine ligase: MREKIAVLMGGRSLERDVSLSSGKRVAEALETAGYRVLPLDVTPALVETLRAERPDACYIALHGKYGEDGTIQELLEFLGIPYTGPGVTASALAWDKPVAKRLFVDAGIPTPRWITLTADAFKEMGAATALDLVPGAVGGFPVVVKPSKQGSALGLTRVDTAEELAEALLSALSYGDAAIIEKWIEGTELAVSVLDGIEGPQVLPPVEIVAKSGLFDYDAMYTAGQTDYYVPARLGDDTTATVRRYAQEVHELLGCRDVSRADMVVGSDGGVWVLECNTSPGMTETSLLPMAAAACGMTFQDVVERVLAGALKRRGERG; encoded by the coding sequence ATGAGAGAGAAGATAGCGGTGCTCATGGGCGGGCGCTCGCTTGAGCGCGATGTCTCGCTTTCGAGCGGCAAGCGCGTGGCCGAGGCGCTTGAAACCGCTGGCTACCGGGTACTGCCGCTTGACGTGACACCCGCACTCGTCGAGACGCTCCGCGCCGAGAGACCGGACGCCTGCTACATCGCGCTGCACGGCAAGTACGGCGAGGACGGCACCATCCAGGAGCTGCTCGAGTTCCTCGGCATACCGTACACGGGACCCGGCGTCACGGCATCGGCACTCGCATGGGACAAGCCGGTAGCCAAGCGCCTCTTCGTCGATGCGGGCATCCCGACGCCGCGCTGGATCACGCTGACGGCCGACGCGTTCAAGGAGATGGGTGCGGCCACGGCTCTCGATCTCGTTCCAGGGGCGGTGGGCGGATTCCCAGTCGTTGTGAAGCCGTCGAAGCAGGGCTCAGCGCTCGGCCTGACACGTGTCGATACTGCCGAGGAGCTCGCGGAGGCGCTTCTCTCGGCGCTGTCGTACGGAGACGCTGCGATCATCGAGAAGTGGATCGAGGGAACCGAGCTCGCGGTGAGCGTGCTCGACGGGATCGAGGGCCCCCAGGTACTGCCGCCGGTCGAGATAGTCGCAAAGAGCGGACTGTTCGACTACGACGCGATGTACACCGCGGGCCAGACTGACTACTACGTGCCTGCCCGTCTTGGAGATGACACGACGGCTACCGTGCGGCGGTATGCGCAAGAGGTGCACGAGCTACTCGGTTGCCGGGACGTGAGCCGTGCCGACATGGTCGTCGGCAGTGACGGCGGAGTGTGGGTGCTTGAGTGCAACACCTCTCCCGGCATGACAGAGACGTCGTTGCTGCCCATGGCCGCCGCCGCGTGCGGCATGACCTTCCAAGATGTGGTAGAACGGGTATTGGCGGGTGCGCTGAAGCGGCGAGGAGAGCGGGGATAA
- a CDS encoding GNAT family N-acetyltransferase produces the protein MSGRRLAPLGVADIAQVDDVCAGCMYWESVAVQEFVCGSTCDEEAQREWFRRVHEEWGECGRAATANGEVFGFIKYAPVEYFPQTAHLPVRPPDPDAPLIACLHIRDNARRHGLGRLLLHAALRDMHGRGERRVWAYALANPADVRVSPMVGMDFLLRNGFTVERPHPAYPLMRLDLRSLAVITENLEAVLESLRAPLLRRMPSPTVE, from the coding sequence GTGAGCGGCAGGCGCCTCGCGCCGCTCGGTGTGGCGGACATCGCGCAGGTCGATGACGTGTGCGCTGGGTGCATGTACTGGGAGTCGGTAGCGGTCCAGGAGTTCGTGTGTGGCTCTACCTGCGACGAAGAAGCGCAACGGGAGTGGTTCCGGCGCGTGCACGAGGAGTGGGGAGAGTGTGGCCGGGCGGCTACAGCAAACGGCGAGGTATTCGGCTTCATCAAGTACGCTCCGGTCGAGTACTTCCCCCAGACCGCGCACCTGCCGGTGCGGCCGCCGGATCCGGACGCGCCGCTCATAGCGTGTCTTCACATCCGCGATAACGCGCGTCGACACGGACTCGGCAGATTGCTGCTGCATGCGGCGTTGCGCGACATGCATGGGCGCGGCGAGCGGCGTGTCTGGGCGTATGCGCTCGCGAATCCGGCGGATGTGCGGGTCTCGCCGATGGTGGGGATGGATTTCCTCCTGCGGAACGGGTTTACGGTTGAGCGTCCGCATCCGGCGTACCCGCTGATGCGTCTTGATCTGCGATCGCTCGCGGTGATCACCGAGAACCTCGAAGCCGTGCTTGAGTCGCTGCGCGCCCCGTTGCTTCGCCGCATGCCGTCTCCAACGGTAGAGTAG
- a CDS encoding FtsW/RodA/SpoVE family cell cycle protein, with amino-acid sequence MRTRRHTELLLLLAAAPVVLLVFGLVNARAAATIGFADLAVPAGLVAAFLGAHLAVRLLAPAADPVLLPLAALLSGIGLAFVTRLDPELGSRQLVWLLVSIGAMVATLAAVRSLERASRFKYTIMLVALALLVLPTLIGVEVNGARLWLRFAGLSFQPGEVAKVLIVVFLAAYLAEKREVLSISTRRVLGAGVPALRHLGPLVFMWAISLFVLVTQKDLGSSLLFFGLFLVMIFVATGRLAYVMVGLGLFAAGAAVAYQLFGHVQSRVAIWIDPFADPTGRGYQLVQSLFALAAGQMTGVGVGRGLPERIPFVETDFIFTSIAEELGLLGGAALIIAYLLFCMRGLATAARARSDMAAFTAAGLVAAFGLQTFVIIGGVTRLIPLTGITLPFVSYGGSSMLANFMLLGLLLRAGDAGTGRAAEIITLASDGGALGRVALARRLAGVATLIGVLLAALVVNLTYLQVVVARDLDSHPANTRGLASEIRSPRGSIVTADAVVLADSVANGELYARRYPQGSLAAHVVGYHTLTYGRAGIESSMNGALTGQRVFRTFRDAVDAAAGLPVAGNDIWLTIDSRVQQAAEQALAGRRGSVVALDPRTGAVLAMASVPAYDPNTIDAEWDALSSAEGSPLFDRSIQGLYPPGSTYKIVTLTGALAANTVSAQTTYTAPGRLEIGGAPVTNYEGGEYGVTDVRTATMRSINTVFAQIAVDMGARELVSASERFGVGKTPPLEIEARASLMPVPGEMTTWETAWAGVGQPVGEHESPPGPQTTPLQMALVAAGIANDGNVMRPHLVQRVTDWAGRVITTTEPRRWTTAADPAVAATVRDIMVASVESGTGTRARIPGVAVAGKTGTAQAGRTVESHAWFIGFAPANDPQVAVAVIVEKAGPGGRIAAPVARSVIEAALAR; translated from the coding sequence ACCTCGCGGTCCGCCTCCTTGCGCCAGCCGCCGATCCGGTGTTGCTACCGCTCGCCGCGCTGCTCTCCGGCATCGGACTCGCATTCGTTACGCGCCTCGATCCTGAACTCGGCTCCCGGCAGCTCGTGTGGCTCCTCGTAAGTATCGGAGCGATGGTAGCAACCTTAGCCGCGGTGCGGTCGCTAGAGCGCGCCTCCCGGTTCAAGTACACGATCATGCTCGTCGCACTCGCCTTGCTTGTGCTGCCCACCCTCATCGGTGTCGAGGTCAACGGTGCCCGACTCTGGCTCAGGTTCGCCGGCTTGTCGTTCCAGCCCGGCGAAGTCGCCAAAGTGCTCATCGTCGTCTTTCTCGCCGCGTACTTGGCCGAGAAACGCGAGGTACTCTCGATATCGACCCGCCGAGTGCTCGGCGCGGGCGTGCCAGCGCTGCGCCACCTCGGGCCCCTCGTGTTCATGTGGGCGATATCGTTATTCGTGCTCGTCACGCAGAAGGATCTCGGCTCGAGCTTGCTGTTCTTTGGACTGTTTCTCGTGATGATCTTCGTCGCCACAGGACGGCTCGCCTACGTCATGGTTGGACTCGGACTGTTTGCCGCAGGCGCGGCCGTGGCCTACCAACTCTTCGGCCACGTGCAGTCCAGGGTCGCCATCTGGATCGACCCGTTCGCCGATCCGACCGGTCGCGGCTACCAGCTCGTCCAGTCGCTCTTCGCGCTCGCGGCCGGTCAGATGACGGGCGTAGGCGTCGGGCGCGGACTCCCTGAACGCATCCCGTTTGTGGAGACCGACTTCATCTTCACCTCGATCGCAGAAGAACTCGGTCTGCTCGGCGGCGCGGCTCTCATCATTGCTTACCTGCTCTTCTGCATGCGTGGCCTGGCGACGGCTGCGCGAGCGCGCTCCGACATGGCGGCATTCACCGCAGCGGGACTTGTCGCTGCGTTTGGACTTCAGACCTTCGTCATCATCGGCGGAGTCACGCGCCTCATTCCCCTCACCGGCATCACGCTCCCGTTTGTGAGCTACGGCGGGTCATCGATGCTCGCCAACTTCATGCTACTCGGACTGTTGCTGCGCGCTGGCGACGCCGGGACGGGCCGAGCCGCCGAGATAATCACCCTCGCCAGCGACGGCGGAGCGCTCGGCAGGGTCGCACTCGCGCGGCGGCTTGCGGGCGTGGCCACGCTGATTGGCGTACTGCTTGCGGCACTTGTCGTCAACCTCACCTACCTGCAGGTCGTGGTCGCTCGCGACCTCGACAGCCACCCCGCCAACACGCGCGGTCTCGCCTCCGAGATCCGGTCGCCGAGAGGCTCGATCGTAACCGCGGACGCCGTTGTTCTCGCGGATTCCGTAGCAAACGGCGAGCTGTACGCACGCCGCTATCCGCAGGGCTCGCTCGCGGCTCACGTCGTCGGATATCACACCCTCACGTACGGACGGGCTGGCATCGAGTCCTCCATGAACGGCGCGCTCACCGGGCAGCGGGTCTTTCGCACCTTCCGCGATGCGGTGGATGCCGCAGCCGGGTTGCCAGTGGCCGGCAACGACATCTGGCTCACCATCGACTCCCGGGTACAACAGGCCGCCGAGCAAGCGCTCGCGGGACGTCGCGGGTCGGTGGTCGCGCTCGATCCGCGAACGGGCGCGGTGCTCGCGATGGCCTCGGTGCCCGCGTACGACCCGAACACAATCGATGCCGAGTGGGACGCGCTTTCCTCGGCAGAGGGATCCCCGCTGTTCGATCGAAGCATCCAGGGCCTCTACCCGCCTGGCTCCACGTACAAGATCGTGACGCTTACCGGAGCACTTGCGGCGAACACCGTCTCCGCCCAGACCACGTACACAGCCCCTGGGCGCCTTGAGATCGGAGGCGCTCCGGTCACCAACTACGAGGGCGGCGAGTACGGTGTCACCGACGTGCGCACCGCGACGATGCGTTCGATCAACACCGTCTTCGCGCAGATCGCCGTAGACATGGGCGCCCGGGAGCTCGTCTCGGCGAGTGAGAGGTTTGGGGTGGGCAAGACCCCGCCGCTGGAGATCGAGGCGCGTGCGTCGCTCATGCCTGTCCCCGGCGAGATGACGACGTGGGAAACCGCGTGGGCGGGCGTGGGCCAGCCGGTGGGAGAGCACGAAAGCCCGCCTGGGCCGCAGACCACGCCGCTTCAGATGGCGCTGGTGGCGGCGGGGATAGCCAACGACGGCAACGTGATGCGGCCTCATCTCGTGCAGCGTGTCACCGACTGGGCCGGACGCGTGATCACGACGACCGAACCGCGTCGCTGGACTACCGCGGCGGACCCGGCGGTCGCGGCGACCGTGCGCGACATCATGGTCGCGTCGGTAGAGTCCGGCACGGGTACCCGCGCGCGTATCCCCGGCGTCGCGGTGGCGGGCAAGACGGGGACCGCGCAGGCGGGGCGCACCGTCGAATCGCACGCGTGGTTCATCGGGTTCGCCCCCGCGAACGATCCGCAGGTCGCGGTGGCCGTCATCGTGGAGAAAGCAGGGCCTGGCGGGCGGATCGCGGCACCGGTCGCCCGCTCAGTGATCGAAGCGGCGCTCGCGCGGTGA
- a CDS encoding phosphoribosyltransferase: MFRDRHDAGRRLAELLGGHARRDDVILLGIPRGGVVVGGEIARLLDLPLDVVVASKIGAPGNPEYAVGAVDADGRVTPNPAAGYEISELERLARGARERVSARVDLYRGGRIQPELAGMTAIVVDDGIATGLTALAALRYVRSHGAARVILAAPVIAAGAVKEVSLFADEVVAVERPKIFYAVGQFYREFGQTSDDEVLDTLEEYGLT; this comes from the coding sequence ATGTTCCGGGATCGGCACGACGCTGGTCGGCGCTTGGCGGAGCTTCTCGGCGGGCATGCGAGGCGCGACGATGTCATCTTGCTCGGTATTCCGCGTGGCGGCGTTGTCGTGGGCGGGGAGATTGCCCGCTTGCTCGACCTACCGCTTGACGTGGTGGTCGCGAGTAAGATCGGCGCTCCGGGCAACCCCGAGTATGCGGTAGGCGCCGTGGACGCCGACGGACGGGTGACGCCCAATCCTGCGGCCGGCTACGAGATCTCCGAGCTCGAGCGCCTCGCCCGCGGCGCCCGGGAACGTGTCTCTGCTCGGGTAGACCTGTATCGCGGCGGTCGAATTCAGCCCGAGCTCGCTGGTATGACCGCAATCGTGGTCGATGACGGGATCGCCACCGGACTTACCGCGCTGGCGGCTTTGCGCTACGTACGTTCGCACGGTGCCGCGCGCGTAATCCTCGCAGCGCCGGTGATTGCCGCCGGGGCGGTCAAAGAGGTGTCGCTTTTTGCCGATGAGGTCGTCGCGGTGGAGAGGCCCAAGATCTTTTACGCGGTCGGGCAGTTTTATCGCGAGTTCGGCCAGACAAGTGACGATGAGGTGCTCGACACGCTTGAGGAGTACGGTTTGACGTAG
- a CDS encoding YbaK/EbsC family protein: protein MTVHDCHAHEGPTRKKGSAARVRAFLESHGLAEEIVEFEHSTKTAQMAADAMGCELGQIVKSLVFVVGGTPLVALVAGDRRGDGEAIGELLGGEEARFADAETVREKTGYAIGGVSPFALPDDLIVLADESLARFEIVYPAAGTPSSMVRMRLAHLLEMTGARVARISR, encoded by the coding sequence GTGACCGTTCATGACTGCCACGCGCACGAAGGGCCGACGCGCAAGAAAGGCTCGGCCGCCCGCGTTCGCGCGTTTCTAGAATCACACGGACTCGCCGAGGAGATCGTCGAGTTCGAGCACTCCACCAAGACCGCCCAGATGGCCGCGGACGCGATGGGCTGCGAGCTTGGGCAGATCGTGAAGTCGCTCGTGTTTGTTGTGGGCGGAACGCCGCTAGTCGCGCTCGTCGCAGGTGACAGGCGTGGTGACGGTGAGGCGATTGGAGAGTTGCTCGGCGGGGAGGAGGCGCGCTTCGCCGATGCGGAAACGGTGAGAGAGAAGACCGGCTATGCGATCGGAGGCGTGTCGCCATTTGCGCTGCCCGATGATCTCATCGTGCTCGCTGACGAATCACTTGCACGATTTGAGATCGTCTATCCGGCCGCGGGCACCCCGTCTTCCATGGTGCGGATGCGACTTGCGCACCTGCTCGAGATGACTGGCGCCCGGGTGGCGCGGATATCGCGATGA